Below is a genomic region from Fusobacterium nucleatum.
TTTAGAAAATATGAAAGATGATATTTTAAAAGTTTTATCTAAATATGTTGAGATTGAAAAATCTAAATTAAATATAGAAATGTGTCCTTATGATGATGACCCTAGAAAAATTGCGTTAGTAGCTAATATTCCAATCTTAAAATCAAGTACTAGAGAAGTAACAAAAGCACCAACAAAACAACAAAAACGTAAATAATTTTAATAAAAAAAACTGCACCAAAATCTTGGACACAAGATTAGAAGTGCAGTTTTTTGTTATTAATTAAATAATTATTCTGCCCCAGCAAGTAATAAAATTTCAACAATTTCAGTATATCCTTTTTCAGAAGCATAGAATAAAGGAGAATTTTGTGAATTATCAACAATATTAACATTTGCTCCATTTTCTACCAATAGTTTGACAAAATCATTGTATCCTTCCATTGCAGCTATTAGTAGAGCTGTTTCTCCCATTTCATTTTGACCATCTATTTCTGCCCCAGCTTCTAGTAAGGCTTTACCTATATATTGATTTCCATTTTCTGCTGCAAAATGTAAAGCTGTATTTCCATTTAAAAGCCTTTGTTTAGCATCAGCCCCAGCTTTTAGCAATAATTGAACAATTAGTAAATTACTTTCTATAGCAGCTATTATTAATGGTGTATTTCCATTATCATTTACAATATTCAATTCTATTCCATCTTGTTTTAAAAGTTCTCTAACTACTTCACTTTGATTGTTATAACAAGCTTGATGAAGAGGAGTATTTCCAGAATTATTTTTATTATCATTATTTTCATTTTTTAGTAATAATGTAATAATATCACGAAGTCCATTAGCAGTAGCATAATCAATTGCCTTATGACCATCATTATCTTTTATTTGAGTATCAGCTCCCTTTTCCAATAGTAATTTTGCTGCTTCAGTCCTATTTTCCATAAGAGTATATATCAAAGGAGTTCTTCCTTCTTTATCAGTTGTATTAATATCAGAGCCCTCATTTAATAGTAGAGAAATAATTTCTTTATTTCCACTTTTTGATACAGCATGAAGTGGAATCATACTATTGTTATTAGCCAAAGAGCCATCAGCACCATTGCTTAATAACAATTTTACAATATCTTTACTTCCTTTCATACAAGCATAGAAAAGAGCGGTGTTTCCAAGATTATCTCTTTTATTAAAATCAAGTCCACCTTTTTTTATAAAAGCTTCTACAACACCTTTTTGTCCATTTTTACAAGCATTTAAAAATATCATACTATTATCCATTTTATATAACTCCTTTTTACATTTTTGTTAGTAAAAATTTTACAAACTCTTCATTATTTAAGTCAGTTGCTATTTCTAAAGCAGTTTTACCATCATTATTTACATGTTCTAGCTTTGGATCTCCAAAATCAAATAGCAATTCAGCCATTTCTTTTCCACTATTCGCATTTCTATTTTTAGCTGCATATATTAAAGGAGTATCCCCATTTTTATCCATAGTTCCTACATCAGCCCCAGCTTCTAATACTTGAATTTGTAAGTCTTGAGCTTCTACATCACGACTAGCACATAAGAACATCAAAGCAGTTTGACCGTATAAATTAGTAGAATTAATATCACAATTTTCTTTCAAAAGAAATTTTGCTACAACAGCTGCTAATGTTTTCCCATTACTTAAATTATTTTCGTCAATAGATTTACAAGCTTTTATAAAGGCTGTATTTCCTTTTTTATCTACAGTGTCATTTATTTTTAAACCATTATCTAATAAAAGTTTTAAAAGTTCTTCTATAAGAGGAATCT
It encodes:
- the minE gene encoding cell division topological specificity factor MinE, with the translated sequence MGFFSNFFKKENSKDEAKNRLKLVLIQDRAMLPSGVLENMKDDILKVLSKYVEIEKSKLNIEMCPYDDDPRKIALVANIPILKSSTREVTKAPTKQQKRK
- a CDS encoding ankyrin repeat domain-containing protein encodes the protein MDNSMIFLNACKNGQKGVVEAFIKKGGLDFNKRDNLGNTALFYACMKGSKDIVKLLLSNGADGSLANNNSMIPLHAVSKSGNKEIISLLLNEGSDINTTDKEGRTPLIYTLMENRTEAAKLLLEKGADTQIKDNDGHKAIDYATANGLRDIITLLLKNENNDNKNNSGNTPLHQACYNNQSEVVRELLKQDGIELNIVNDNGNTPLIIAAIESNLLIVQLLLKAGADAKQRLLNGNTALHFAAENGNQYIGKALLEAGAEIDGQNEMGETALLIAAMEGYNDFVKLLVENGANVNIVDNSQNSPLFYASEKGYTEIVEILLLAGAE